The following nucleotide sequence is from Salinispirillum sp. LH 10-3-1.
ACAGTGGCCGATGCCGGCCTGCGCAGTCGTTACGAAACCACCGTGTTTGCCAGTCGCCACCGTGGCCACGCGCTCTCTACCATCGATGCGGTATTGATTAACAGCCAAGTTCAGGCTGAAGACACGCTCTATGTTTATGGTACCGGCGACCATGTGCGCCTGCTGTGTGCTGATCTCGGCTTACAGATGTCGACATTGGACCCGGATGAGCGGCGGCGCGTGCAGAAGTTCTTTGGCGCCATGGAAATCTTATTGATTCCACAATCCCCACTCGAAGGCCGCACCCTCAGTGACATCGAATTTCGGGCGAAATACGGCGCCAGCGTGGTAGGTGTGCGACGGCAGAATCAGGCTCTGAGCACGGATTTCAGCGGCACTACATTGGCCGTGGGCGACGCTCTCTTGTTGTCGGCCAGCTGGGAAGTGTTACGCAACCTGCATGGTGGGCGAGACTTTGTGATTCTTAATCAACCCACCGAAATGCAAGACGCACCCAGTCATGCCGACAAAGCCTTGCACGCCATCGCCATTATTCTCGGTATGATCGTGTTGATGACAACGGGCTGGCTGGACAACCTGACTGCCATCTTGTTGGCAGCCGTTTTGATGGTGGCCACCGGCTGTTTGAATATTACCGAAGCCTATCGTTCGTTAAACGGGCGCAGCTTGGTATTGATTGCCGGGATGATTCCGCTGGCATTGGCCATGCAATCCAGTGGTGCTGCCGAGCTATTGGTCAGCGAAGCGTTGGGTCGGTTTGGCGCGGCACCGCCGGTGGTCATCTGTGGCGGTATTTTTCTATTAACGGCGCTACTCAGTCAGTTCATCTCCAACACCGCCACGACGGTTCTGATGGCACCCATTACTTTGGGCATTGCGCAGGGGCTTGGCTTAAACCCCATGCCCTTTATGATGGCCGTAGCCATCGCTGCGTCGACTGCTTTCGCCACGCCCATTGCCTCGCCGGTGAATACCTTGGTGGTCACCCCGGGCAACTATCAGTTTATGGACTTCGTGAAAGTAGGTGTGCCTCTGCAGTTGTTATCCATGGCGGTTACCCTGTTGATG
It contains:
- a CDS encoding SLC13 family permease, coding for MTGEILFVFALLAGTILVFIADKIRMDAVALGVMVILAISGVISPTQAISGFGEPVVIMIAGLFIVGEGLARTGVAASVGRRIMRWGGHSETRLMLIILPVVAVLSAFMSSTGAVALLIPVVLSMTRDSDIQASRVLMPMAFAALIGGMLTLIGTPPNIIVTDALHNAGLESFGFFAFTPLGVAVLVVGSLYLVFIARFLLPTRTESSNEYGSDPLQVLFERYELQDQLFRLSVPPGSLLIGQTVADAGLRSRYETTVFASRHRGHALSTIDAVLINSQVQAEDTLYVYGTGDHVRLLCADLGLQMSTLDPDERRRVQKFFGAMEILLIPQSPLEGRTLSDIEFRAKYGASVVGVRRQNQALSTDFSGTTLAVGDALLLSASWEVLRNLHGGRDFVILNQPTEMQDAPSHADKALHAIAIILGMIVLMTTGWLDNLTAILLAAVLMVATGCLNITEAYRSLNGRSLVLIAGMIPLALAMQSSGAAELLVSEALGRFGAAPPVVICGGIFLLTALLSQFISNTATTVLMAPITLGIAQGLGLNPMPFMMAVAIAASTAFATPIASPVNTLVVTPGNYQFMDFVKVGVPLQLLSMAVTLLMLPRLFPF